The genomic interval TAAACCCATGATCATTACAGCTGTCCAGATGAGCACTACCGCATAATATAGTTTCTTATTCATTTGAGGATAAAACTCCTTCATACATACTCCTTTTGTTGTTTGTCATTTTAAGTCGATTAACATTTTCTAATATGCTAGTTTAAAGTTTTCTAATTATAAAAAGCTATACTATTCAACCATAATAACATAAATGATTAAATGATTTGGGAAAAATTTATGATTGACAGGTGACAAAATAGTATGTCGTCGGGAGGAGTTAGAGTTGCTATTAGAAAAGGATAATCATGGGTCTTATTTATATAAATGAAAGGCTTAGTTAAAGATAAATAAAAAACCTAGATCCATTTGGTCTAAGTTAAGAAGTTTCTTTATTTAACTTGTTTGATTAATAAATATGTTTGATACTGGATAAGCGGATGGAAAAGGGCTTTTGTTTTTCATCCTTTAAGGACAGCCTTTGTTCAATAAGGTTCAGGTCATAAACACGTCCTTTGAAGGTTTGTAAGGCTCCGTTTGTACAATAAT from Peribacillus asahii carries:
- a CDS encoding YolD-like family protein, translating into MYLKKLTENRPITIDYCTNGALQTFKGRVYDLNLIEQRLSLKDEKQKPFSIRLSSIKHIY